Proteins from a genomic interval of Echeneis naucrates chromosome 21, fEcheNa1.1, whole genome shotgun sequence:
- the LOC115062336 gene encoding dedicator of cytokinesis protein 9 isoform X3 yields the protein MSTPAHPETRKFTRGLGKPGTAAELRQSVSEVVRTSVLVVKPKVIEPLDYENVLVQRKTQILSDVLRDMLQFPMEDFEISILRRQGRTLYPTVPENAEREAQSLFVQECIKTYKSDWHVVNYKYEDYSGDFRQLPHKVSRPDKLAIHVFEVDEDADKDEDAASLGSQKGGITKHGWLYKGNMNSAISVTMRSFKRRYFHLTQLGDGSYNLNFYKDEKISKEPKGTIFLDSCMGVVQNNKVRRFAFELKMQDKSTYLLAADSEGEMEDWINTLNKILHSSFEIAMQEKRNGDIHDDDDLGKSDSSSGSMDSFQSTRDIESRMRNETRLKLFTLDPDTQKLDFSGIEPDVKQFEEKFGKRVLVNCNDLSFNLQSCVAENEEGPTTNVEPFYVTLSLFDIQNGRKISSDFHVDLNHPSVRGMVPNSSQYMNGGGDTHSEGQRLAHGVSEAAMQYPRQGVFSVTCPHPDIFLVARIEKVLQGGINHCAEPYMKSSDSTKVAQKVLKNAKLACSRLGQYRMPFAWAARPLFKDASGTLDKSARFSALYRQDSNKLSNDDMLKLLADFRKPEKMAKLPVILGNLDVTIDSVAPDLTNCVTSSYIPVKQFDVSEKTKIFFEVEEFVPCIAKCSQPFTIYNNHLYVYPKHLKYDSQKSFAKARNIAVCIEFRDSDDEEAVPLTCIYGRPGGPLFTKNAFAAVLHHQHNPEFYDEFKIELPTQLHEKHHLLFTFYHVSCDSNSKASTKKRDLVEMQVGYAWLPLLKDGRVIMSESQVPVAANLPTGYLGCQEGAGKHSGPEVKWVDGGKPLFKVSAHLVSTVYTQDQHLHNFFHHCQSITSAAQASGGELVKYLKSLHAMESHVMIKFLPTTLNQLFRVLTSATQEDVAVNVTRVMIHIVAQCHEEGLEHYLRSYVKFVFKTEPYTSSTTRTVHEELAKAMTAILKPSTDFLTCNKLLKYSWYFFEALVKSMAQYLIESCKVKLSRNQRFSASFHHTVETLVNMMMPHITQKYKDNLDAARNANHSLAVFIKRCFNLMDRGFVFKQINNYINCFMPGDPKTLFEFKFEFLRVVCNHEHYVPLNLPMPFGKGRILRFQDLQLDYSLTDDFCKNHFLVGLLLREVNAALQEFREIRQISIQVLKNLMMKHTFDDRYMSKSQQARLATLYLPLFGLLQENVNRLNVKEVSPFPISQSNNNGKEDSLFTNALMTPPRSSTFLDTSLHKDLFGVISGTASPHTSSTPNINSVRHADSRGSLISTDSGNSLSEKNNDKGNSLDKNQPASTLGSTLLRCDKLDQAEIKSLLMCFLHVLKSMSEDALFTYWNKASSVDLMDFLTLVEVCLHQFRYMGKRYIARNQDGAGPVAHERKSQTLPVSRNRAGMMHARLQQLSSLDNSYTFNHTYSHSDADVLNQSLLEANIATEVCLTVLDTLSIFIMGFKTQLCSDHGHSPLMKKVFEVHLCFLRINQSETALKQVFTSLRTFIYKFPCTFFEGRADMCAAFCYEILKCCNSKLSSIRSDAAHLLYFLMKSNFDYTGRKSFVRTHLQVVIAVSQLIADVIGIGSTRFQQSLSIINNCANSDKTIKNTAFPSDVKDLTKRIRTVLMATAQMKEHERDPEMLVDLQYSLAKSYASTPELRKTWLDSMARIHVKNGDLSEAAMCYVHVAALVAEYLRRKGMFKQGCSAFRVVTPNIDEEAAMMEDVGMQDVHFNEDVLMELLEECADGLWKAERYELISDIYKLIIPIYEKRRDFEKLAHLYDTLHRAYSKVTEVMHTGKRLLGTYFRVAFFGQGFFEDEDGKEYIYKEPKFTPLSEISQRLLKLYSDKFGQENVKMIQDSGRINPKDLDSKYAYIQVTHVTPYLEEKELVDRKTEFEKSHNIRRFVFEMPFTISGKKQGGVEEQCKRRTILTTTHCFPYVKKRIAVMYQHHTDLSPIEVAIDEMSKKVAEIKQLCSSSEVDMIRLQLKLQGSISVQVNAGPLAYARAFLDDAGAKKYPDNKVKQLKEVFRHFVEACGHGLGINERLIKEDQQEYHDEMKANYRDLARELSIIMREQISPVEDGMKSVLPDSLHIFNAISGTPTSATIQGIPSSSSVV from the exons ataTCAATTTTGAGGCGGCAAGGGAGAACACTGTACCCCACCGTGCCTGAaaatgcagagagagaggcccAGAGCCTGTTTGTACAGGAG TGTATTAAGACCTACAAGTCTGACTGGCATGTCGTCAACTACAAATATGAAGACTATTCCGGAGACTTTCGACAGCTTCCTCA CAAAGTTTCCAGGCCTGATAAACTGGCAATCCATGTTTTTGAAGTGGATGAGGATGCCGACAAAGATGAG gaCGCGGCCTCCCTAGGATCCCAAAAAGGCGGCATTACCAAACATGGCTGGCTGTATAAAGGCAACATGAACAGTGCCATCAGCGTCACCATGAGG tcattcaaGAGGAGGTATTTTCACCTGACCCAGCTCGGGGACGGCTCCTACAATCTGAACTTTTACAAGGATGAGAAGATCTCCAAAGAGCCCAAAGGAACCATTTTCCTGGACTCCTGCATGGGGGTGGTTCAG AACAATAAGGTGCGGAGGTTTGCCTTTGAGCTTAAGATGCAGGATAAGAGCACCTACCTGCTGGCTGCTGACAGCGAAGGCGAGATGGAGGACTGGATCAACACACTCAACAAGATCTTGCACAGCAGCTTTGAGATTGCCATGCAGGAAAAGAGGAATGGAGACATTCATGAtg atGATGACCTTGGAAAGTCGGACAGCTCCTCTGGCAGTATGGACAGCTTTCAG aGCACCAGAGATATAGAGTCTAGGATGAGGAACGAGACCAGATTGAAGCTGTTCACCCTGGACCCTGACACACAG AAACTGGATTTCTCAGGAATAGAACCGGACGTGAAGCAGTTTGAGGAAAAGTTTGGCAAACGTGTTCTGGTGAACTGCAACGACCTCTCATTCAATCTGCAAAGCTGTGTGGCCGAGAACGAAGAGGGACCAACAACAAAC GTGGAGCCCTTCTATGTCACTCTGTCACTGTTCGATATCCAGAATGGGAGAAAGATCTCCTCAGACTTCCATGTGGACTTGAACCACCCATCTGTGAGGGGCATGGTGCCCAACAGCAGTCAGTATATGAATGGGGGAGGAGACACTCACTCTGAAGGGCAACGGTTGGCTCACGGAGTGTCAGAGGCAGCCATGCAGTATCCCAGACAG GGAGTGTTCTCAGTAACGTGCCCTCACCCTGATATCTTCCTGGTGGCTCGCATAGAAAAGGTGCTTCAAGGCGGGATCAACCACTGTGCCGAGCCGTACATGAAGAGTTCAGACTCCACAAAG GTGGCACAGAAGGTCCTGAAAAATGCCAAGCTGGCTTGTAGCCGGTTAGGCCAGTACAGAATGCCGTTTGCCTGGGCAGCAAG GCCTTTGTTCAAAGATGCTTCAGGGACGCTCGACAAAAGTGCTCGCTTCTCCGCTTTGTACAGACAGGACAGCAACAAGCTGTCCAATGATGATATGCTCAAACTGCTGGCTGATTTCAGGAA GCCAGAGAAAATGGCCAAGCTGCCGGTTATACTAGGAAACCTTGATGTTACCATTGACAGTGTAGCCCCTGACTTGACAA ATTGTGTTACCTCATCCTACATTCCTGTGAAGCAGTTTGATGTCAGCGAGAAGACCAAGATATTTTTCGAAGTGGAGGAGTTTGTGCCGTGCATAGCCAAATGTTCTCAGCCTTTCACCATCTACAACAATCACCTCTACGTCTACCCGAAGCACTTGAAGTATGACAGCCAGAAATCATTTGCAAAG GCTCGAAACATAGCCGTCTGCATCGAGTTCAGGGACTCAGATGATGAAGAGGCTGTCCCGCTGACG TGCATCTACGGCCGACCTGGAGGACCCTTGTTCACCAAAAATGCCTTTGCTGCAGTTTTACATCACCAGCACAACCCCGAGTTTTACGACGAG TTCAAGATTGAGCTGCCAACCCAGCTCCATGAGAAACACCATCTGCTCTTCACCTTCTACCATGTCAGCTGTGACAGCAACAGCAAGGCCAGCACCAAAAAGAGAGACCTGGTCGAAATGCAAG tGGGTTACGCCTGGCTCCCTTTGCTGAAGGACGGCCGGGTGATCATGAGTGAGAGTCAGGTCCCTGTGGCTGCCAACCTTCCCACCGGATACCTTGGCTGTCAGGAGGGTGCTGGCAAG caTTCCGGTCCTGAAGTCAAATGGGTGGATGGAGGAAAGCCTTTATTCAAGGTCTCAGCTCACCTTGTGTCCACTGTCTACACTCag GATCAGCATTTGCACAATTTCTTTCATCACTGTCAGAGCATAACATCCGCAGCCCAGGCATCAGGAGGAGAGCTGGTCAAGTACCTCAAG AGTCTGCATGCCATGGAGAGCCATGTGATGATCAAGTTCCTGCCCACCACCCTCAATCAGCTGTTTAGGGTGCTAACCAGTGCCACCCAAGAAGACGTGGCAGTCAATGTCACCAG AGTCATGATCCATATTGTTGCTCAGTGCCACGAGGAGGGGTTGGAACACTACCTGAGATCATATGTAAAg TTTGTATTCAAAACTGAGCCATACACGTCTTCCACCACTCGAACTGTGCACGAAGAGCTTGCTAAAGCCATGACGGCTATCCTGAAGCCTTCTACCGATTTCCTCACATGTAACAAGCTACTCAAG TACTCCTGGTATTTCTTTGAAGCCTTGGTCAAATCCATGGCTCAGTACTTGATTGAGAGCTGTAAAGTGAAG CTGTCCAGGAATCAGCGCTTCTCAGCATCTTTCCATCACACAGTGGAGACACTGGTGAACATGATGATGCCACACATCACGCAGAAGTACAAAGACAACCTGGATGCTGCCAGGAACGCCAACCACAGTCTGGCAGTCTTCATCAAG CGCTGTTTCAACCTGATGGACAGAGGATTTGTGttcaaacaaatcaacaactaCATCAACTGTTTCATGCCTGGAGACCCGAAG ACACTGTTTGAGTTCAAGTTTGAGTTCCTGCGGGTTGTGTGCAACCACGAGCACTACGTCCCACTAAACCTGCCCATGCCATTTGGGAAGGGAAGGATACTCAGATTTCAAG ACCTCCAGCTGGATTACTCGCTGACAGATGACTTCTGTAAGAACCACTTCCTGGTTGGGCTGCTGCTCAGGGAAGTCAACGCAGCTCTGCAGGAGTTCAGGGAGATTCGTCAGATATCCATCCAGGTGTTGAAGAACCTGATgatgaaacacacatttgatgACCGCTACATGTCAAAG AGTCAGCAGGCCAGGTTGGCCACCCTCTACTTGCCCTTGTTTGGTCTGCTCCAGGAGAATGTCAACAGGCTGAATGTAAAGGAGGTGTCCCCGTTCCCCATCAGCCAATCCAACAAT AATGGAAAAGAAGATTCACTTTTTACCAACGCTTTGATGACACCTCCTCGGTCTAGCACCTTTCTGGACACCAGCCTACACAAAGACCTTTTTGGAGTCATCTCAGGCACTG CTTCACCTCACACGTCATCTACACCCAACATAAACTCTGTGCGCCACGCGGACTCTCGTGGCTCACTCATCAGCACTGATTCTGGGAACAGCCTGTCTGAGAAGAACAACGACAAGGGCAACTCTCTGGACAAG AACCAGCCGGCCTCCACCCTGGGCAGCACCCTGCTGCGCTGTGATAAACTGGACCAGGCGGAGATCAAGAGCCTCCTCATGTGTTTCTTACATGTGCTTAAAAGCATGTCTGAGG ATGCTCTGTTCACTTACTGGAACAAGGCTTCATCTGTGGATCTAATGGACTTCTTAACTCTAGTGGA AGTCTGCCTCCATCAGTTTAGATACATGGGAAAGAGATACATCGCAAG GAACCAGGATGGGGCAGGACCTGTAGCACATGAGCGGAAGTCTCAGACTCTGCCTGTGTCCCGTAACAGGGCAGGAATGATGCATGCCCGCTTACAGCAGCTCAGCAGCCTGGATAACTCATACACTTTTAACCACA CTTATAGTCACTCGGACGCTGACGTGTTAAATCAGTCCCTGCTAGAGGCCAACATCGCCACTGaagtgtgtctgactgtgctGGACACCCTAAGTATCTTCATCATGGGTTTCAAG ACGCAGCTGTGCTCTGACCATGGCCATAGTCCACTCATGAAGAAAGTGTTCGAAGTCCATCTCTGTTTTCTGCGGATCAACCAGTCAGAGACGGCCCTCAAGCAGGTCTTCACTTCACTTCGCACCTTTATTTACAAG TTTCCCTGCACATTCTTTGAAGGGCGTGCAGATATGTGTGCTGCATTTTGCTATGAGATCTTGAAGTGCTGTAACTCTAAGCTGAGCTCCATTCGGAGTGATGCAGCCCATCTGCTCTACTTCCTCATGAAGAGCAACTTTGACTACACGGGTCGCAAATCCTTTGTCCGGACACACTTACAG GTCGTGATTGCTGTCAGTCAGCTAATTGCTGATGTCATTGGTATCGGAAGTACCCGCTTCCAGCAGTCTCTGTCCATTATAAACAACTGTGCCAACAGTGACAAAACTATTAAG AACACAGCTTTCCCATCAGATGTGAAGGACCTTACCAAACGCATCAGGACGGTTTTGATGGCCACGGCTCAGATGAAGGAGCATGAGCGAGATCCAGAGATGCTGGTGGACCTGCAGTACAGCCTGGCCAAGTCTTATGCCAGCACACCCGAGCTACGCAAGACCTGGCTGGACAGCATGGCCCGAATCCACGTGAAGAACGGAGACCTGTCAGAG GCGGCGATGTGCTATGTACACGTGGCAGCACTTGTGGCTGAATACCTGCGGAGAAAAG GCATGTTCAAGCAGGGCTGCTCAGCTTTCCGTGTCGTGACTCCGAACATTGATGAGGAAGCGGCAATGATGGAGGATGTCGGCATGCAAGATGTCCACTTCAATGAA GACGTCCTAATGGAGCTTTTGGAGGAGTGTGCAGACGGACTGTGGAAAGCTGAGCGTTATGAGCTCATCTCTGACATCTACAAGCTCATAATCCCCATTTATGAGAAGCGTAGAGACTTTGAG AAACTGGCTCACCTCTATGACACACTGCATCGTGCGTACAGCAAAGTAACAGAGGTCATGCACACTGGCAAGAGATTGCTGGGCACCTACTTCAGAGTGGCTTTCTTTGGCCAG GGCTTCTTTGAGGATGAAGATGGTAAGGAGTATATTTACAAAGAGCCCAAATTTACCCCTCTGTCCGAGATATCTCAGAGGCTTCTGAAGTTGTACTCTGACAAGTTTGGACAGGAGAACGTGAAGATGATTCAGGACTCTGGAAGG ATTAATCCCAAAGACCTGGACTCTAAGTATGCATACATCCAAGTGACACACGTGACCCCTTacctggaggagaaggagctggTGGACAGGAAGACAGAATTTGAAAAGAGCCACAACATTCGTCGCTTTGTGTTTGAGATGCCTTTTACCATATCAGGCAAAAAGCAGGGCGGTGTGGAGGAGCAGTGCAAACGCAGGACTATACTAACCA CCACACATTGTTTCCCGTATGTAAAGAAACGCATTGCAGTCATGTATCAGCACCACACCGATCTGAGCCCCATCGAGGTGGCTATTGATGAGATGAGCAAGAAGGTGGCCGAGATCAAACAGCTCTGCTCCTCCAGTGAAGTTGACATGATCCGCCTGCAGCTCAAACTGCAGGGCAGCATCAGTGTCCAG GTGAATGCCGGACCTCTCGCCTACGCCCGAGCCTTTCTGGATGATGCAGGCGCAAAGAAGTACCCTgataacaaagtcaaacagttgAAAGAGGTTTTCAG GCATTTTGTGGAGGCATGTGGCCACGGCTTAGGCATCAATGAGCGACTAATCAAAGAGGACCAACAGGAGTATCATGATGAGATGAAAGCCAACTATAGAGACCTTGCCAGAGAGCTGTCTATCATCATGCGCGAGCAA